One Thalassotalea hakodatensis DNA segment encodes these proteins:
- a CDS encoding DNA topoisomerase family protein, whose translation MPNDDSLFTHHEHALEKEYEVCPECGSELVIKKSKAGAFFGCSSYPSCEYTRPVHEQEKMEAQALPGSECPKCGHELAVKQGRYGMFIGCSNFPECHHIEQEEQASGMSVKCPSCKSGQLVERQSRFGKTFYACDGYPKCKFAVNHEPVEGKCITCSFPLLLKRQMAAGEKLQCAQKKCSKFQP comes from the coding sequence ATGCCAAACGACGACTCGCTATTTACCCACCACGAACATGCCTTGGAAAAAGAGTATGAAGTCTGTCCAGAATGCGGCAGTGAACTTGTGATAAAAAAGAGTAAAGCGGGTGCCTTTTTTGGGTGTTCTTCTTATCCTAGCTGTGAGTATACAAGACCTGTACATGAACAAGAGAAAATGGAAGCGCAGGCATTGCCGGGAAGTGAATGCCCAAAGTGTGGCCATGAACTTGCCGTGAAACAAGGTCGTTATGGTATGTTTATAGGGTGTAGTAATTTTCCAGAGTGTCATCATATCGAGCAAGAAGAACAAGCCTCAGGCATGTCAGTGAAATGCCCATCTTGTAAGTCAGGTCAGCTTGTTGAGCGTCAAAGTCGGTTTGGAAAAACCTTTTATGCCTGTGACGGCTACCCTAAGTGTAAATTTGCCGTTAATCATGAACCTGTGGAAGGTAAGTGTATAACCTGCAGCTTCCCGTTATTATTGAAGCGTCAAATGGCTGCCGGTGAAAAGCTTCAATGCGCCCAGAAAAAGTGCAGTAAATTTCAGCCATAA
- a CDS encoding 5-(carboxyamino)imidazole ribonucleotide synthase, with protein sequence MKKVLVLGAGQLARMMDLAGSPLNMDVKAFDVRTNKVVHPLAAELIYGDLTDGINNADVITAEFEHVAHDTLAQCEASGKLFPSSQAIKIGGDRRLEKALLENCQVANAKHVIIDNKADFDKAIAVLSLPIIFKSALEGYDGKGQWRLKSAEQADQIWQEMSDFIAQSQASVPQGIVAEQMVPFERELSLVGARSTTGEIAVYPLTENHHTNGILSVSLAAPVSQSLQAQAHQVFTKLTEKLDYVGILAIEFFQVGEQLLVNEIAPRVHNSGHWTQQGTDTCQFENHLRAICGLPLGNTELNRPTAMINIIGEDSVPVEVLAIPSVTMHWYEKEKRAGRKMGHINISGNTQAELALRLNTVAQLLDTEAFPEVAHFAAQYQENQS encoded by the coding sequence ATGAAAAAAGTTTTGGTATTAGGCGCTGGCCAACTTGCACGCATGATGGATCTTGCAGGTTCACCGTTAAACATGGATGTAAAAGCATTTGATGTTCGTACCAATAAGGTTGTGCACCCATTAGCAGCAGAACTTATTTACGGAGACTTAACTGATGGCATTAACAATGCTGATGTTATTACTGCTGAGTTTGAACACGTTGCTCATGACACGCTTGCGCAATGTGAAGCCTCTGGAAAATTATTTCCGAGTAGCCAAGCGATTAAAATAGGTGGCGATCGCCGCTTAGAAAAAGCCTTATTAGAAAACTGTCAGGTAGCAAACGCAAAACATGTGATCATTGATAATAAAGCTGATTTTGACAAGGCAATTGCCGTTTTAAGCTTGCCAATTATCTTTAAAAGCGCACTTGAAGGCTACGATGGCAAAGGTCAGTGGCGTTTAAAGTCTGCTGAACAAGCAGATCAAATTTGGCAAGAAATGTCTGACTTTATTGCACAAAGCCAAGCTTCCGTTCCACAAGGCATTGTTGCAGAGCAAATGGTACCTTTTGAACGTGAATTATCATTAGTGGGGGCCCGTAGCACTACCGGTGAAATTGCCGTTTATCCGCTAACAGAGAATCACCATACTAATGGTATTTTAAGCGTGTCGTTAGCTGCCCCAGTTTCTCAGTCGTTGCAAGCACAGGCACATCAAGTATTTACTAAGCTTACTGAAAAACTTGATTATGTGGGTATTTTAGCGATTGAGTTCTTTCAAGTTGGCGAGCAATTACTAGTGAATGAAATAGCCCCCCGTGTTCACAACTCAGGCCATTGGACCCAACAAGGTACTGATACATGTCAATTTGAAAATCATTTGCGCGCCATTTGCGGTTTACCATTAGGTAATACCGAATTGAATCGCCCTACTGCGATGATTAATATCATTGGTGAAGATAGTGTTCCAGTTGAAGTGTTAGCTATTCCTAGCGTTACTATGCATTGGTACGAAAAAGAAAAGCGTGCAGGCCGGAAAATGGGACACATAAATATCAGTGGCAATACACAAGCAGAACTTGCTTTGCGTCTTAATACTGTTGCTCAGCTATTAGATACAGAAGCATTTCCTGAGGTTGCACATTTTGCTGCACAATACCAAGAAAATCAAAGCTGA
- the purE gene encoding 5-(carboxyamino)imidazole ribonucleotide mutase gives MKVGIIMGSKSDWPTMQHAAEMLDSLNVPYETKVVSAHRTPHLLAEYAENAKDRGIKVIIAGAGGAAHLPGMTAAYTPLPVLGVPVQSKALSGQDSLLSIVQMPKGIAVGTLAIGTAGAANAGLLAAQIIATHDSDIMANIEKFRTEQTDTILSNPNPAE, from the coding sequence ATGAAAGTGGGTATTATCATGGGGTCAAAATCAGATTGGCCTACAATGCAACATGCAGCAGAGATGTTAGATTCATTAAATGTTCCTTATGAAACTAAAGTGGTATCTGCGCATAGAACCCCTCACTTACTCGCAGAATATGCTGAAAATGCAAAAGATCGTGGCATTAAGGTAATTATTGCAGGTGCTGGTGGCGCTGCACATTTACCCGGTATGACCGCAGCATATACTCCACTACCTGTTTTGGGTGTGCCTGTGCAATCAAAAGCATTAAGTGGTCAAGACTCGTTACTTTCTATCGTACAAATGCCGAAAGGTATCGCGGTAGGTACACTTGCTATCGGTACAGCAGGTGCAGCAAATGCCGGATTATTAGCCGCACAAATTATCGCAACACATGATAGTGATATCATGGCGAATATTGAAAAATTCAGAACAGAACAAACTGATACTATATTAAGTAATCCTAACCCTGCGGAATAG
- a CDS encoding L-threonylcarbamoyladenylate synthase, which produces MTTAVETFQQGGVIAYPTEAVFGLGCDPDNQSAVERILQIKNRPVEKGLILLAGNYSQLLPYIEDNAIPQDKRFTVLSRWPDGVTQVLPAKSSTPKYLTGKFTSLAVRVTSQPDVVALCRQTGKPVVSTSANLSGRPPALTWQEVERTLASSVDYIIKGDTLGFDKPSTIIDALTGETFRS; this is translated from the coding sequence ATGACAACGGCAGTAGAAACCTTCCAACAAGGTGGTGTAATTGCTTACCCAACCGAAGCAGTATTTGGATTAGGTTGTGATCCAGACAATCAATCAGCGGTAGAACGAATATTGCAGATTAAAAATCGACCCGTTGAAAAAGGGTTGATTTTGTTGGCTGGAAATTACTCTCAATTATTGCCATATATTGAAGATAACGCCATTCCTCAAGATAAGCGCTTTACTGTTCTTTCGCGTTGGCCGGATGGTGTCACGCAAGTGTTGCCAGCTAAATCTTCTACGCCTAAGTATTTAACAGGTAAATTTACGAGCCTTGCGGTTAGAGTGACAAGCCAACCTGATGTTGTTGCACTTTGTCGGCAAACAGGTAAACCTGTGGTTTCAACAAGCGCAAACTTGTCGGGGCGACCACCAGCATTAACTTGGCAGGAAGTTGAGCGCACCTTAGCGAGTAGCGTAGATTACATTATTAAGGGTGATACATTAGGATTTGATAAACCGTCAACGATTATTGATGCATTAACTGGGGAAACTTTTCGTTCATGA
- the hemF gene encoding oxygen-dependent coproporphyrinogen oxidase: MKQVNIETVISFFKQLQDDICTQLEQADGQGKFVEDAWQREEGGGGRTRVLTGGSVIEQGGVNFSLVSGNKLPPSATAHRPELAGRTWQACGVSLVIHPKNPFIPTSHANVRFFIAEKAGEEPVWWFGGGFDLTPFYPFLDDIKHWHQTAHDLCSPFGEHVYQEHKAWCDDYFYLKHRNETRGVGGLFFDDLNQWSFEQCFSYVKAVGSGFTDAYIPIMEKRKNTPFQDEHRQFQLYRRGRYVEFNLVFDRGTLFGLQSGGRTESILMSMPPLARWEYNYQPDEGSDEAMLSKYLTAREWLTE; encoded by the coding sequence ATGAAACAAGTTAATATTGAAACAGTCATCTCGTTTTTTAAGCAATTACAGGATGATATATGTACCCAACTAGAACAAGCAGATGGTCAGGGTAAGTTTGTAGAAGATGCATGGCAACGAGAAGAAGGCGGCGGCGGTCGTACTCGTGTATTAACAGGTGGGTCTGTCATTGAGCAAGGTGGTGTGAATTTTTCGTTAGTTTCTGGCAACAAATTACCTCCATCAGCAACGGCGCATCGTCCTGAACTAGCTGGCCGAACTTGGCAAGCATGTGGTGTTTCACTGGTCATTCACCCGAAAAACCCTTTTATCCCCACATCGCATGCAAACGTTAGGTTTTTTATTGCTGAAAAAGCAGGTGAAGAGCCAGTATGGTGGTTTGGTGGTGGGTTTGATTTAACGCCGTTTTATCCATTCTTGGACGATATAAAACATTGGCACCAAACCGCACATGATTTGTGTTCCCCCTTTGGTGAACATGTTTATCAAGAACACAAAGCGTGGTGTGATGATTATTTTTATCTCAAACATAGAAATGAAACCCGTGGTGTTGGTGGGCTATTCTTTGATGATTTAAATCAGTGGTCATTTGAACAATGTTTTTCTTATGTGAAAGCGGTGGGAAGTGGCTTTACTGATGCTTATATTCCAATTATGGAAAAACGTAAAAACACGCCTTTTCAGGATGAACATCGTCAGTTTCAATTATATAGACGTGGTCGCTATGTGGAATTCAATTTAGTGTTTGATCGCGGCACCTTGTTTGGTTTGCAGTCGGGTGGACGTACTGAATCTATTTTAATGTCAATGCCGCCACTTGCAAGGTGGGAATATAACTATCAACCAGATGAGGGGAGCGATGAAGCAATGCTCTCTAAATATTTAACAGCTAGAGAGTGGTTAACAGAGTAA
- a CDS encoding diacylglycerol kinase gives MTEKLKYGHLQRFGPAIRNSFVGLKAAYNNEIAFRQEVYLFLLLFPVALYIADNFIEFSLLMSAIMGIMIAELLNSAVEAAIDRISLEHHELSGLAKDLGSAAVFVAICYFVLVWGYKVYTLF, from the coding sequence ATGACAGAAAAACTTAAATATGGTCACTTACAACGTTTTGGTCCAGCAATAAGAAATAGCTTTGTTGGGTTAAAAGCTGCTTATAATAATGAGATAGCGTTTCGACAAGAAGTGTACTTATTCCTGCTTTTATTTCCTGTTGCGCTTTATATTGCTGATAACTTTATTGAATTTTCGTTATTAATGTCAGCGATTATGGGCATTATGATCGCTGAGTTATTAAATTCTGCGGTAGAAGCTGCAATAGATCGCATTAGCCTTGAACATCATGAATTAAGCGGTTTAGCGAAAGACTTAGGCTCTGCTGCTGTTTTTGTCGCTATTTGTTATTTTGTATTGGTGTGGGGTTATAAAGTTTATACACTATTTTAA
- a CDS encoding GGDEF domain-containing protein, whose translation MLKNRPVQEQVLIVLSLAIAAILAPFGAYRLIHADWIIGIFDISVTLLLILLSINVYEKRHIDVAKKALSIFVFSAVLITVYLKGKPQAVWLYPAIPLIFYLTTPLIAARVTILSIAVMAFLMHEKMPLFELMTMIFTYLGTGICSFAFGYQWHKHQQELIALTVTDPLTNIKNRRAFNDDLATLTTTIKHSEEHVLLIFDIDNFKHINDIYGHDIGDNVLISITEIAQSILPENTELYRIGGEEFIIIFHGITQNSAEKFAHLLRHKIASAEMLENQQVTISIGVAGYQESGYCPSKWFKRADKALYRAKENGRNCVSFASSPKPKLL comes from the coding sequence ATGCTAAAAAATCGCCCAGTTCAAGAACAAGTGTTAATAGTACTGTCATTAGCTATAGCGGCTATTCTTGCGCCTTTTGGGGCCTATCGTCTAATACATGCTGATTGGATAATTGGCATCTTTGATATAAGCGTTACGCTTTTACTTATCTTGCTTAGCATCAATGTATATGAGAAACGCCATATTGATGTTGCAAAGAAAGCATTAAGTATTTTTGTTTTTAGTGCCGTATTAATTACCGTTTACTTAAAAGGTAAACCTCAAGCAGTTTGGCTTTACCCTGCTATTCCCCTTATTTTTTATCTAACAACGCCATTAATCGCAGCAAGAGTCACAATCCTATCTATTGCTGTGATGGCATTTTTGATGCACGAAAAAATGCCATTATTTGAACTTATGACCATGATTTTTACTTACTTAGGAACTGGCATATGCTCTTTCGCATTTGGTTATCAATGGCACAAACACCAGCAGGAGCTAATTGCTTTAACCGTTACCGACCCATTGACAAACATAAAAAACCGACGTGCTTTTAATGATGATTTAGCAACATTAACTACAACAATCAAGCATTCTGAAGAACATGTATTACTCATTTTTGACATTGACAACTTCAAACACATCAATGATATTTATGGTCACGATATTGGGGATAACGTGTTAATCAGCATCACAGAAATTGCTCAATCAATATTACCAGAAAACACAGAACTTTATCGCATTGGCGGCGAAGAATTTATCATTATATTTCATGGTATTACACAGAATTCGGCAGAGAAGTTCGCTCATTTATTGCGACACAAAATAGCGTCAGCTGAAATGTTAGAGAATCAGCAAGTGACCATTTCAATTGGCGTAGCTGGGTATCAAGAATCAGGCTATTGTCCCAGTAAGTGGTTCAAACGGGCAGATAAAGCATTGTATCGTGCAAAAGAAAACGGTCGAAATTGTGTATCGTTTGCTAGCTCACCTAAGCCTAAACTTCTTTAA
- a CDS encoding OmpW/AlkL family protein produces MKKSLITLAVLSSLSVGALAQGYQSGDLVVRGGVTNVNPNSDKAGVYVGALGGNTPLSVSVDDNSQLGLNFVYFYDNNWAIEVLAATPFTHDITIHDPQGISSGIFDVNVDGATLGETTHLPPTISAIYYFDSDTAFKPYVGAGLNYTIFFDEDFKQAPKSLGFNDLSLDGSFGYALQVGADYQLDDNWHLNASVRYIDIDTEATFKIGDDIIGSADVDVDPVVFSLLVGYKF; encoded by the coding sequence ATGAAAAAAAGTCTTATTACATTAGCGGTTTTATCTAGTTTATCTGTTGGTGCTCTTGCGCAAGGCTATCAATCCGGTGATCTAGTGGTACGTGGTGGTGTAACCAATGTTAACCCAAATAGTGACAAAGCGGGTGTTTATGTTGGTGCATTAGGTGGTAATACACCTTTGTCGGTGTCAGTAGATGACAATTCGCAATTAGGTTTAAATTTTGTTTATTTTTATGACAATAATTGGGCTATCGAAGTACTAGCAGCAACGCCGTTTACTCACGACATTACTATTCACGATCCACAAGGTATTTCGTCAGGTATCTTTGATGTTAACGTTGATGGTGCGACGTTAGGTGAAACTACACATTTACCACCAACAATCAGTGCCATCTATTATTTTGATAGTGACACTGCTTTTAAACCATACGTTGGTGCAGGTTTAAACTACACTATCTTCTTTGATGAAGACTTTAAACAAGCGCCGAAATCACTTGGCTTTAACGATTTATCGTTAGACGGTTCTTTTGGTTACGCACTACAAGTTGGAGCTGATTACCAGTTAGATGACAATTGGCACTTAAATGCTTCTGTACGCTACATTGATATTGATACAGAAGCTACCTTTAAAATTGGTGATGACATTATAGGCTCTGCGGATGTCGACGTTGATCCTGTCGTATTCTCATTATTAGTTGGTTACAAGTTTTAA
- a CDS encoding group II truncated hemoglobin: protein MLGIKKLLSQTNKSKMLSPSNTPYMLIGQEAGTRALANAFYDEMESNIHLQELLAIHKQPLDDIREKFFQYLSGWLGGPPLYEEIYGHPRLRQRHMHVAVTKKQAELWLLCMNNAVNKTIDNDSLKKHLRQSFTQLALHMVNQ, encoded by the coding sequence TTGTTAGGCATTAAAAAGCTTTTATCACAAACAAACAAGTCCAAAATGTTATCTCCTAGTAATACTCCATATATGCTTATTGGACAAGAAGCTGGTACAAGGGCTTTAGCCAATGCCTTTTATGACGAAATGGAAAGTAATATTCACCTGCAAGAATTACTGGCTATTCATAAACAACCACTAGACGATATCAGAGAAAAGTTCTTTCAGTACCTATCTGGTTGGTTAGGCGGACCACCATTATATGAAGAAATTTACGGTCACCCTCGCCTACGCCAACGGCACATGCATGTTGCTGTCACTAAAAAACAAGCGGAGTTATGGTTGTTGTGTATGAACAACGCCGTAAATAAAACAATTGATAATGACTCGTTAAAAAAGCATTTACGTCAATCTTTTACGCAATTGGCATTGCACATGGTGAACCAATAA
- the aroE gene encoding shikimate dehydrogenase — translation MDKYAVFGNPISQSKSPFIHQQFAEQSGQALQYNAIKPEHDDFCAAVKYFIASGAKGCNVTAPYKEQAYKLATTLSKGAELAGAVNTLTFNENGTIIGDNTDGPGLVEDLKANNANLQGRILLIGAGGASRGVIKPLLDCMPEKLVIVNRTEAKAKALAERFKSYGNIEALSQESLVLEAGFDIVINSTSASLFNELPSVPTQIFTNNTLAYDMAYRNEPTIFCQWALDNNSAKAVDGLGMLVGQAAVAFEIWRQVMPETKSVLANLRAELI, via the coding sequence ATGGACAAATACGCTGTTTTTGGTAACCCAATTAGTCAATCTAAATCACCATTTATACATCAACAATTTGCTGAACAATCAGGCCAAGCGTTGCAGTATAACGCAATAAAACCAGAGCATGATGATTTTTGTGCTGCAGTTAAATATTTTATCGCTAGCGGTGCAAAAGGCTGTAATGTTACTGCTCCCTATAAAGAGCAAGCCTATAAGCTAGCAACTACTTTGTCTAAAGGCGCTGAGCTTGCTGGTGCAGTCAATACATTAACGTTCAATGAAAATGGTACTATTATTGGAGATAATACCGACGGCCCTGGGTTAGTGGAAGACTTAAAAGCCAATAACGCCAACTTGCAAGGACGCATTCTATTAATTGGAGCTGGGGGGGCCTCTCGCGGGGTGATTAAACCGTTGTTGGACTGCATGCCAGAAAAATTGGTGATTGTTAATAGAACAGAAGCTAAAGCAAAAGCATTAGCTGAACGATTTAAATCCTATGGTAATATAGAGGCGCTTTCGCAAGAATCATTAGTTCTCGAAGCGGGGTTTGATATTGTCATTAATTCAACATCTGCGAGTTTATTTAATGAATTGCCATCTGTGCCGACACAAATATTTACCAATAACACCCTTGCATATGATATGGCGTATCGCAATGAACCAACTATCTTTTGTCAGTGGGCGCTTGATAATAATAGTGCAAAAGCGGTTGATGGATTAGGAATGTTAGTGGGGCAGGCTGCGGTTGCTTTTGAAATTTGGCGTCAAGTTATGCCAGAAACTAAAAGCGTGTTAGCTAATTTACGAGCGGAATTAATATAA
- a CDS encoding gamma carbonic anhydrase family protein has protein sequence MSTNPLRSYKGIMPIVGKNSYIDESAVLIGDITMGNDVSVWPLVAARGDVNKISIGDRTNVQDGTVLHVTRSSKSNPDGYPLIIGDDVTIGHKCMLHGCTIGDRVLVGMGSIILDGAKIENDVFIGAGTVVPPNKVLRSGYLYVGNPMKEARPLKDAEVNFLKESALNYLVTKDEYLE, from the coding sequence ATGTCTACTAATCCTCTTAGAAGTTATAAAGGTATTATGCCTATTGTTGGCAAAAATAGTTATATTGATGAAAGTGCCGTATTAATTGGTGATATAACCATGGGAAATGACGTCAGTGTTTGGCCGTTAGTAGCAGCCAGAGGTGATGTAAATAAAATATCCATCGGTGATAGAACTAATGTTCAAGATGGTACTGTATTACATGTAACGCGTTCATCTAAATCAAACCCAGACGGCTACCCTTTAATTATCGGTGATGATGTCACCATTGGCCATAAATGTATGTTACACGGCTGTACTATAGGAGATCGTGTGCTAGTTGGGATGGGCTCTATTATTTTAGATGGAGCAAAAATTGAAAATGACGTATTTATTGGCGCAGGAACTGTGGTGCCACCGAATAAAGTGTTACGGTCCGGTTACCTCTATGTTGGTAACCCGATGAAAGAGGCAAGACCGCTCAAAGACGCTGAAGTTAATTTTTTAAAGGAGTCAGCTTTAAATTATCTTGTCACTAAAGACGAGTACCTTGAATAA